From the Mycoplasmatota bacterium genome, one window contains:
- the pcp gene encoding pyroglutamyl-peptidase I, which translates to MNKILLTGFEPFDGENINPSWELVKSFNHQIIKNYEIITIQIPTVFYESKEVLKKAIKEYEPSIIISLGQAGGSNSIRLERIAVNLNDATIPDNKGNQPIDETIILDGPNAYFTKLPVRKLLNALNKEDIPTSLSLSAGAYVCNHLFYHLLNTIDSRRSIGGFIHIPYIDSQVTNKKNTFSLSLQTLQKALTIILETTINTLD; encoded by the coding sequence ATGAACAAAATATTATTAACTGGATTCGAACCTTTTGATGGAGAGAACATTAATCCCTCATGGGAATTAGTCAAATCATTTAATCACCAAATAATTAAAAATTATGAGATCATCACAATTCAAATCCCTACTGTTTTTTATGAATCAAAAGAAGTATTAAAAAAAGCTATTAAAGAATATGAACCAAGCATCATCATCTCATTAGGACAAGCTGGTGGTAGTAATAGTATTCGTTTAGAAAGAATTGCGGTGAATTTAAATGATGCTACAATACCTGATAATAAAGGAAATCAACCAATAGATGAAACAATCATATTAGATGGGCCTAATGCTTATTTTACAAAATTACCTGTTAGAAAATTATTAAATGCATTAAATAAAGAAGATATTCCTACATCATTATCACTATCAGCAGGTGCTTATGTATGTAACCATTTATTTTATCATCTCTTAAATACAATAGATAGTAGACGTTCAATCGGTGGGTTTATACATATCCCTTATATAGATAGTCAGGTAACAAATAAGAAAAATACGTTCTCACTAAGTCTTCAAACACTTCAAAAGGCTTTAACTATTATATTAGAAACGACTATTAATACACTTGATTAG